The proteins below are encoded in one region of Candidatus Planktophila lacus:
- the glmM gene encoding phosphoglucosamine mutase, translating into MALFGTDGIRGLANRDLTAELALDVAVAAAHILVETNPDKSHRPKAVVGQDSRASGEFLEAAVVAGLTSAGVDVYRVGVLPTPAIAHLVAESGADLGVMISASHNPMPDNGIKLFSRGGGKLDDSIEAAIEARIGEPWERPTGSGVGRAINDESARERYISHLLSSVSTPLKGLKIVVDCANGASSTVAPDTYRRAGAEVISIFDAPDGWNINDDCGSTHLHQLRTAVLREGADFGIAHDGDADRALAIDAQGNEVDGDAIMTILARGFKASGSLKSNTIVATVMSNLGFFHAMKNADINVETTAVGDRYVLEKMLEKGYSLGGEQSGHLIMREFATTGDGILTALALAQEVVKSGQPLQDLASTMVRFPQVLVNVKNVAKERLADSAVIKAAVSAAEAKLGEHGRVLLRASGTEPLVRVMVEAQSDNLASEIANDLAKVVQSELG; encoded by the coding sequence GTGGCACTCTTTGGAACCGATGGAATACGTGGCTTAGCCAATCGTGATTTAACTGCTGAATTAGCACTTGATGTCGCCGTTGCCGCTGCACATATTCTCGTTGAAACAAATCCTGATAAATCACATCGCCCGAAAGCTGTTGTAGGCCAAGACTCTCGCGCCTCTGGTGAATTCCTAGAAGCAGCAGTTGTTGCTGGTCTAACTAGTGCTGGCGTTGATGTCTATCGCGTGGGAGTTCTGCCGACTCCGGCAATTGCACATTTAGTTGCCGAATCCGGTGCCGACCTTGGCGTAATGATTTCGGCATCACACAACCCAATGCCCGATAACGGGATCAAGTTATTTTCACGTGGTGGCGGAAAGTTAGACGATTCCATCGAAGCAGCGATCGAAGCGCGCATCGGCGAACCATGGGAGCGCCCAACCGGCAGCGGTGTGGGACGTGCGATCAACGATGAAAGCGCTCGCGAACGTTATATCTCACACCTTCTCTCTTCAGTTTCAACTCCGCTAAAGGGTTTAAAGATCGTTGTCGATTGTGCAAATGGCGCATCTTCAACTGTTGCACCTGATACTTATCGCCGTGCAGGTGCCGAAGTAATCTCAATCTTCGATGCCCCAGATGGCTGGAATATCAACGATGATTGCGGTTCTACACATCTACACCAGCTTCGCACGGCAGTGCTTCGCGAAGGCGCTGACTTTGGAATCGCACACGATGGCGATGCCGACCGTGCGCTAGCGATAGATGCGCAAGGCAATGAAGTAGATGGTGATGCGATCATGACGATTTTGGCGCGCGGATTTAAAGCATCTGGTTCGCTGAAATCAAACACGATTGTGGCAACTGTGATGAGCAACCTCGGCTTCTTCCACGCGATGAAGAACGCTGATATCAACGTTGAAACAACTGCCGTTGGCGATCGTTATGTATTAGAGAAGATGCTGGAAAAAGGCTATTCACTTGGCGGAGAACAATCTGGCCACTTAATCATGCGCGAATTCGCAACAACGGGCGATGGAATATTGACCGCTCTTGCACTTGCGCAAGAAGTTGTTAAATCAGGTCAACCTTTGCAAGATCTTGCATCAACAATGGTGCGTTTCCCACAAGTATTGGTAAATGTTAAGAACGTTGCCAAAGAGCGTCTTGCAGATTCTGCAGTGATTAAGGCAGCGGTTTCAGCGGCAGAGGCAAAACTTGGCGAACATGGTCGCGTTTTATTAAGAGCATCTGGCACCGAACCGCTTGTCCGCGTGATGGTTGAAGCCCAGAGTGATAACCTAGCCAGCGAAATAGCAAACGACTTGGCAAAGGTCGTTCAATCAGAGCTGGGGTAG
- the rpsI gene encoding 30S ribosomal protein S9, producing the protein MSDTTYNEVTDLDENEVPTSYSSATPAAATNRPAIKAPGAGTGRRKEAVARVRLVPGTGRWVVNGKTLENYFPNKVHQQLVSEPFRTVGAESQYDVFARINGGGVSGQAGALRLGVARSLNEIDVEAHRPALKKAGFLSRDARVIERKKYGLKKARKRSQYSKR; encoded by the coding sequence ATGTCAGATACAACTTATAACGAAGTTACAGATCTAGACGAGAACGAAGTTCCTACTTCATACTCTTCAGCAACTCCAGCTGCTGCAACTAACCGCCCAGCAATCAAGGCACCTGGTGCAGGCACTGGTCGTCGTAAAGAAGCAGTCGCTCGCGTTCGTCTCGTACCTGGAACAGGACGTTGGGTTGTAAACGGTAAGACCCTGGAAAACTATTTCCCAAATAAAGTTCACCAGCAACTAGTCTCCGAGCCTTTCCGCACTGTTGGTGCTGAAAGCCAGTACGACGTATTTGCTCGTATCAACGGTGGCGGAGTATCTGGTCAAGCCGGTGCACTTCGTCTTGGCGTTGCTCGTTCACTTAACGAGATCGATGTTGAAGCACACCGTCCAGCGCTTAAGAAGGCTGGATTCCTTTCACGTGATGCACGTGTTATCGAACGCAAGAAGTACGGTCTGAAGAAGGCCCGTAAGCGTTCGCAATACAGCAAGCGTTAA
- the rpsM gene encoding 30S ribosomal protein S13 — MARLVGVDLPREKRVEIALTYIFGMGLTRSHATLAATGISPDTRVKDLQESELAQLREYIEANYKIEGDLRREIAGDIRRKVEIQSYQGIRHRKGLPVRGQRTHTNARTRKGPRKAIAGKKKVTK; from the coding sequence ATGGCACGTCTTGTTGGTGTCGATCTCCCACGCGAAAAGCGCGTGGAAATCGCACTCACCTATATCTTCGGAATGGGTCTAACTCGTTCTCATGCAACTCTCGCGGCAACTGGGATTTCACCAGATACACGCGTTAAGGATTTGCAGGAATCAGAACTCGCACAGCTTCGTGAATACATCGAAGCTAACTACAAGATTGAGGGCGATCTTCGCCGCGAAATCGCTGGCGACATTCGTCGTAAAGTTGAAATTCAGAGCTACCAAGGTATTCGTCACCGCAAGGGACTTCCTGTACGTGGTCAGCGCACACATACAAACGCTCGTACTCGTAAGGGTCCTCGTAAAGCAATTGCTGGTAAGAAGAAGGTGACTAAGTAA
- the truA gene encoding tRNA pseudouridine(38-40) synthase TruA, giving the protein MTEPTLYPESGFRRLRIDLAYDGTNFSGWAIQPDRRTVQEVVETALSTVAQSPAQTIVAGRTDAGVHATGQVIHVDLPETLELEDLAYKLNRILDEDVRINKIEIAPTAFHARFSALRRYYEYRILDENKVIQPLSRLNTASWYRPLDVDVMNRASALLLGTHNYAAFCKYREGATTIRTLETYQWRRDDQGCLVADVVADAFCYSMVRNLVGAIVCVADGRKDPEWISTLLEDKERVSDSLVFPAHGLSLYKVDYPDAAELLERAKKTVARREEEDN; this is encoded by the coding sequence ATGACCGAACCCACTCTCTATCCCGAGAGTGGGTTTCGTCGTTTACGGATAGATCTCGCCTACGACGGCACCAACTTTTCGGGCTGGGCGATTCAACCTGATCGCCGCACCGTGCAAGAAGTAGTCGAAACCGCACTCAGCACTGTGGCGCAATCTCCTGCGCAGACAATCGTTGCCGGTCGCACCGATGCCGGAGTCCATGCCACAGGACAGGTAATCCACGTTGATCTGCCAGAAACCCTAGAGCTCGAAGACCTTGCCTATAAGTTAAATCGAATTCTTGATGAAGATGTACGAATCAATAAGATCGAGATCGCTCCAACTGCTTTTCACGCCCGATTCTCGGCGCTACGTCGTTACTACGAATACCGCATCCTTGATGAAAATAAAGTTATTCAGCCGCTATCACGATTGAATACCGCATCTTGGTATCGCCCATTGGATGTAGATGTAATGAACCGTGCCAGCGCTTTGCTGCTTGGCACCCACAATTACGCCGCTTTCTGTAAATACCGTGAAGGCGCAACAACGATCCGCACTCTTGAGACCTACCAATGGCGCCGCGACGATCAAGGTTGCTTAGTGGCCGATGTTGTTGCAGATGCCTTCTGTTACTCAATGGTGCGCAACTTAGTCGGCGCAATAGTCTGCGTTGCCGATGGCCGCAAAGATCCCGAATGGATATCAACGTTGCTAGAAGATAAAGAGCGCGTTAGTGATTCGCTGGTATTTCCAGCGCACGGCTTATCCCTTTATAAAGTCGATTATCCCGATGCGGCAGAGCTACTTGAGCGCGCTAAGAAGACCGTTGCCCGCCGCGAAGAAGAAGATAACTAA
- the rpmJ gene encoding 50S ribosomal protein L36 yields MKVNPSVKKICDKCKVIRRKGRVMVICENLRHKQRQG; encoded by the coding sequence ATGAAGGTTAATCCAAGCGTTAAGAAGATTTGCGATAAGTGCAAAGTCATTCGCCGCAAGGGTCGCGTCATGGTGATTTGCGAGAACCTTCGTCACAAGCAACGCCAAGGTTAA
- the rpsD gene encoding 30S ribosomal protein S4, producing the protein MARYTGADCKRCRREKVKLFLKGAKCDGPKCPIESRPYPPGQHGRGRSKESEYLLQMREKQKCARIYGVLEKQFRGYYEEANRKQGKTGENLLVLLETRLDNVVFRAGFAKSRDMARQLVRHSHFLVNGKKVNIPSYRVSPMDIIDVLPKSLDLTPFIVASAELGEKAVPAWMEVVGSQMRIIIHGVPARSVIDTQVQEQLIVELYSK; encoded by the coding sequence ATGGCTCGTTATACCGGAGCAGACTGCAAGCGTTGCCGTCGCGAAAAAGTAAAGCTCTTCCTTAAGGGCGCAAAGTGCGATGGACCAAAGTGTCCTATCGAATCTCGTCCATATCCACCAGGACAACATGGTCGTGGACGTTCCAAGGAATCTGAATACCTATTACAGATGCGTGAAAAGCAGAAGTGCGCACGTATCTACGGTGTTCTCGAAAAGCAGTTCCGTGGTTACTACGAAGAGGCAAACCGCAAGCAGGGCAAGACTGGTGAAAACCTTCTCGTTCTTCTTGAGACACGTCTCGACAACGTTGTATTCCGTGCAGGCTTTGCAAAGAGCCGTGACATGGCGCGCCAGTTGGTTCGTCACAGTCACTTCCTCGTAAATGGCAAGAAGGTAAACATTCCTTCATATCGCGTTTCTCCAATGGACATCATCGATGTTCTTCCAAAGTCACTCGATCTCACACCATTTATCGTTGCAAGCGCAGAACTCGGTGAGAAGGCTGTTCCAGCATGGATGGAGGTTGTTGGTTCGCAAATGCGCATCATCATCCACGGCGTCCCTGCACGTTCAGTAATCGATACCCAAGTTCAAGAACAGCTCATTGTTGAGCTCTACAGCAAGTAA
- the rpsK gene encoding 30S ribosomal protein S11: protein MAAPKSKTAAPAKGKVKTRKKEKKNIAVGKAFIKSTFNNTIISITDPTGAVISWASSGQVGYKGSRKSTPFAAQLAAEAAARRAQEHGLKKVDVFVKGPGSGRETAIRSLQAAGLEVGAISDVTPAPHNGCRPPKPRRV, encoded by the coding sequence ATGGCCGCTCCTAAATCTAAGACTGCTGCTCCTGCAAAGGGCAAAGTCAAGACACGTAAAAAAGAGAAGAAGAACATTGCTGTTGGTAAGGCGTTCATTAAGAGCACTTTTAACAACACCATCATCTCTATCACCGATCCAACCGGCGCTGTAATTTCTTGGGCATCATCTGGCCAAGTTGGTTACAAGGGCTCACGTAAGTCGACTCCATTCGCAGCACAGCTTGCAGCAGAAGCAGCAGCTCGTCGCGCACAGGAGCACGGCCTTAAGAAAGTAGATGTTTTCGTAAAGGGACCAGGTTCCGGACGCGAAACTGCAATTCGTTCATTGCAAGCAGCAGGCCTAGAAGTTGGAGCCATCTCTGATGTAACTCCAGCTCCACACAATGGCTGCCGCCCACCGAAACCACGTCGAGTTTAA
- a CDS encoding DNA-directed RNA polymerase subunit alpha, with product MLIAQRPTLSEEVISENRSRFIIEPLEPGFGYTLGNSMRRTLLSSIPGAAVTSIRVAGALHEFTTLEGVKEDLTDIVLNIKNLVLSSDNDEPSVIYIRKSGAGAVTGADIAVPSGVEVHNPELHIATLNGKANLEIELTVERGRGYVTAVQNKQAGAEIGRIPVDSIYSPVLKVTYKVEATRVEQRTDFDRLVVDVETKPSMKPRDAVASAGKTLVELFGLARELNVDAEGIEMGPSVMDAALAADLALPIEDLDLTVRSYNCLKREGIHTVGELVNRSEADLLDIRNFGSKSIDEIKAKLVSMGMSLKDSPAGFDPTKHQNFNASDDDFAEADQA from the coding sequence GTGCTAATTGCACAACGTCCAACCCTCAGTGAAGAAGTAATCTCCGAAAACCGTTCACGGTTCATCATCGAACCGCTAGAACCAGGTTTCGGTTACACACTCGGCAACTCAATGCGCCGTACTCTGCTTTCATCTATTCCAGGTGCAGCAGTTACAAGCATTCGCGTTGCTGGTGCACTCCATGAGTTCACCACTCTTGAAGGCGTTAAGGAAGATCTCACCGATATCGTTTTGAACATCAAGAACTTGGTGCTCTCATCAGATAACGACGAGCCAAGCGTCATCTACATCCGCAAGTCAGGTGCCGGTGCTGTTACAGGCGCTGATATCGCTGTTCCAAGTGGCGTTGAAGTTCACAACCCTGAACTCCACATCGCAACACTTAACGGCAAGGCAAACCTCGAAATCGAACTCACAGTTGAGCGCGGTCGTGGTTATGTAACTGCTGTACAGAACAAGCAAGCGGGTGCCGAGATCGGTCGCATTCCTGTTGACTCAATCTATTCACCAGTTTTGAAGGTTACATACAAGGTAGAAGCAACTCGCGTTGAACAGCGCACTGACTTCGACCGTCTTGTTGTTGATGTTGAAACAAAGCCATCAATGAAGCCACGCGATGCTGTTGCATCAGCTGGTAAGACTCTTGTTGAACTCTTCGGACTTGCTCGCGAACTTAACGTTGATGCAGAAGGTATCGAGATGGGGCCATCTGTTATGGATGCTGCTCTCGCTGCTGATCTTGCACTTCCAATCGAAGATCTCGATCTAACAGTTCGCTCATACAACTGCTTGAAGCGCGAAGGCATTCACACAGTTGGCGAGTTGGTAAACCGTTCAGAGGCAGACCTACTCGATATCCGTAACTTTGGTTCAAAGTCCATCGATGAGATCAAGGCAAAGCTTGTCTCAATGGGAATGTCTCTTAAGGACAGCCCAGCTGGATTCGATCCAACAAAGCACCAGAACTTCAATGCATCAGACGACGACTTCGCTGAAGCAGATCAGGCCTAG
- a CDS encoding ABC-F family ATP-binding cassette domain-containing protein, protein MGHIDVSAVEYSLSDGRVLLNDVSFRVGDGAKVALIGPNGSGKTTLIRMICGDLKPDEGAVAITGGLGVMRQFIGSVRDESTVRDLLLSIAPKRIRDAAEKVVTTEAAMNASGSEKDQMSYAQAIIDWGDAGGYDFELIWDVCCTEMLNKSFDQVAARKVNTLSGGEQKKLVLRALLEGPEEVLLLDEPDNYLDVPSKRWLEEVIGATKKTVLFVSHDRELLENTANRIVTLEQGVNGNTTWVHGGKFSTWHDARKARNERFAEMLLRWEQEHQRLIDLVKTLQVQAAISPDMASKYHAMQTRLRKFEEAGAPEAPPIEQDVKVGLRGGRTGLRALTFENLSLANLTEPFNFEVFFGDRIAVLGKNGTGKSHFLRMIAGDETVKYGGTFKIGARVEIGYFAQTHAHPEFESKTLLEILWETYSLQLGPAKGVLRKYEIDKQAEQKFSSLSGGQQARFQVLLLELSGSTLLLLDEPTDNLDLASAESLEKALDRYEGTVLSVTHDRWFTRGFTRFLVFGANGQVYESPEPIFDH, encoded by the coding sequence ATGGGCCACATTGATGTAAGCGCTGTTGAATACTCGCTCTCTGACGGCCGAGTATTGCTAAACGATGTTTCATTCCGTGTCGGTGATGGCGCCAAGGTTGCGCTAATTGGTCCTAACGGATCAGGCAAAACAACTTTAATTCGCATGATCTGTGGAGATTTAAAACCTGATGAAGGAGCGGTTGCCATTACTGGTGGCTTAGGTGTGATGCGCCAGTTCATTGGTTCGGTACGCGATGAATCAACGGTGCGGGACTTACTGCTTTCAATTGCACCAAAGCGAATCCGCGATGCCGCTGAAAAAGTTGTTACAACTGAAGCTGCGATGAATGCCAGTGGATCAGAGAAAGATCAGATGAGTTACGCCCAAGCGATTATCGATTGGGGCGATGCCGGGGGATATGACTTCGAACTAATTTGGGATGTCTGCTGCACCGAGATGTTAAATAAATCTTTTGATCAAGTTGCAGCCCGAAAGGTGAACACTTTATCCGGGGGAGAGCAGAAAAAATTAGTTCTGCGTGCCTTGCTAGAAGGACCTGAGGAAGTCTTGTTACTTGATGAGCCAGATAACTATCTTGATGTTCCTTCAAAGCGTTGGTTGGAAGAAGTTATCGGTGCAACTAAGAAGACCGTTCTCTTCGTTAGCCACGATCGTGAATTACTTGAAAATACCGCTAACCGAATTGTGACTCTAGAACAAGGCGTAAATGGAAATACCACTTGGGTGCATGGCGGAAAGTTTTCGACTTGGCACGATGCCCGCAAGGCGCGTAACGAACGTTTCGCTGAGATGCTTTTGCGTTGGGAACAAGAACACCAACGCCTAATTGATTTAGTAAAGACCTTGCAGGTACAAGCTGCGATCTCTCCCGATATGGCGAGCAAGTACCACGCGATGCAGACGCGTCTACGTAAATTTGAAGAAGCGGGTGCACCAGAAGCGCCACCTATCGAACAAGATGTAAAGGTTGGCTTACGTGGCGGACGCACAGGTCTGCGCGCACTTACCTTTGAAAACTTATCTCTGGCTAACTTAACGGAACCATTTAACTTCGAAGTCTTCTTCGGCGATCGCATCGCAGTTCTTGGTAAGAACGGCACCGGTAAATCTCACTTCCTGCGCATGATCGCTGGCGATGAAACTGTTAAATACGGTGGCACTTTTAAAATTGGTGCACGCGTTGAGATCGGTTACTTCGCACAGACCCATGCTCACCCAGAATTTGAATCAAAGACTCTGCTAGAAATCTTGTGGGAGACGTATTCACTTCAACTTGGCCCCGCTAAAGGCGTGCTTCGCAAATATGAAATTGATAAGCAAGCAGAACAGAAGTTCTCTTCCCTTTCTGGCGGACAACAAGCGCGCTTTCAAGTCTTATTGCTAGAACTATCTGGTTCAACTTTGTTATTACTTGATGAGCCAACCGATAACTTAGATCTAGCGAGCGCCGAGAGTTTAGAGAAAGCGCTCGATCGTTACGAAGGAACAGTTCTATCTGTAACTCACGATCGCTGGTTTACTCGTGGATTTACCCGCTTCTTGGTCTTTGGGGCAAATGGCCAGGTTTATGAGAGCCCAGAGCCGATCTTCGACCATTAA
- the glmS gene encoding glutamine--fructose-6-phosphate transaminase (isomerizing) has product MCGIVGYTGPQSAITPLIEGLRRLEYRGYDSAGIALGTSGALFIEKRAGKLTNLEGSLPANMPVVHSGIGHTRWATHGGPTDRNAHPHTDNEGKLAVIHNGIIENYSELKAELQSRGHEFSSDTDTESVAHLLSELRKSHGGDLTAAMLDAVKRLRGSFTLVAVHADAPEVIVGVRRNSPLVVGLGDGENFMASDVAAFIDYTKRAVELGQDEIITMTPAGISIIGLDGKAVVPKEYAITWDSASAQKGGYSHFMLKEIFEQPKAVADTLIGRLTDNGKIELDELHMSEAEIKALKKIVVIACGTAYHAGMIAKYVIEKWAKISVEVEIASEYRYRDPIIDSNTLVIAISQSGETMDTLMAIRHAKAAGARVLAICNTNSSTIPRESDAVLYTHAGPEIAVASTKALLTQIVAVDLIGLHLAQVRGELTDKQVRDLYNEMLELPGKIEQILETVEPLRALTRTFAKSETVLFIGRNIGYPVVLEGALKLKELAYIHAEGFAGGELKHGSIALIDAEKGTPVIAILPSGSDHSLDEKMLSNIQEVKARGARVIVIAHEGAEVVGAEHIIRIPACSPLFQPILATVPLQVFAYEMAIARGNDVDQPRNLAKSVTVE; this is encoded by the coding sequence GTGTGCGGAATTGTGGGTTACACAGGGCCACAGTCTGCAATTACTCCGCTCATCGAAGGTCTACGTCGCCTTGAATATCGTGGTTACGACTCAGCCGGAATCGCACTTGGTACATCGGGCGCTCTATTTATTGAAAAGCGCGCCGGTAAGTTAACAAATCTTGAAGGCTCACTGCCTGCAAATATGCCGGTTGTTCACTCTGGAATTGGCCACACTCGTTGGGCAACACATGGTGGACCAACTGATCGCAACGCACATCCGCACACTGACAATGAAGGAAAGCTTGCCGTTATCCATAACGGCATCATCGAGAATTATTCAGAGCTAAAGGCCGAACTCCAATCACGCGGCCACGAATTTTCATCAGATACTGACACTGAATCAGTTGCACATTTACTCTCTGAACTTCGTAAATCTCATGGCGGCGATTTAACTGCTGCGATGTTAGATGCGGTAAAGCGCTTACGCGGCTCATTTACTCTCGTTGCAGTTCACGCCGATGCCCCTGAAGTTATTGTTGGCGTACGCCGTAATTCACCTCTCGTGGTTGGTTTAGGCGATGGCGAAAACTTTATGGCCTCCGATGTTGCAGCCTTTATCGATTACACCAAGCGCGCGGTGGAACTTGGCCAGGACGAGATCATCACCATGACGCCAGCCGGCATCAGCATCATCGGCTTAGATGGCAAAGCAGTGGTTCCCAAGGAATATGCAATTACTTGGGATTCAGCATCTGCGCAAAAAGGTGGCTATTCACACTTCATGCTTAAAGAGATCTTCGAACAACCAAAGGCAGTTGCTGACACGCTAATTGGCCGCTTAACAGATAACGGCAAGATCGAACTTGATGAATTACATATGTCAGAGGCTGAAATTAAAGCGCTTAAGAAGATTGTCGTAATTGCCTGCGGCACCGCTTACCACGCGGGCATGATCGCTAAATATGTAATCGAAAAATGGGCGAAGATTTCAGTAGAAGTAGAAATTGCCAGCGAATATCGCTACCGCGATCCAATCATTGATTCAAATACTTTAGTTATCGCCATTTCTCAATCTGGGGAAACGATGGATACCTTGATGGCGATCCGCCATGCCAAAGCTGCGGGTGCGCGCGTACTTGCGATCTGCAATACCAATAGCTCAACTATTCCGCGCGAATCAGATGCTGTTCTCTACACACATGCCGGTCCTGAAATTGCAGTCGCTTCAACTAAAGCACTACTAACCCAGATCGTTGCCGTTGATTTAATTGGTCTGCACTTAGCGCAGGTACGTGGTGAACTTACAGATAAACAGGTTCGCGATCTATATAACGAGATGCTCGAGCTACCGGGCAAGATCGAACAAATCCTCGAAACCGTAGAACCACTGCGCGCACTGACTCGCACTTTTGCAAAATCTGAAACCGTTCTCTTTATCGGTCGCAATATTGGCTATCCAGTAGTTCTTGAAGGCGCTTTGAAGCTGAAGGAACTCGCATATATCCACGCCGAAGGTTTTGCTGGGGGAGAGCTCAAGCACGGTTCGATCGCGTTAATCGATGCTGAAAAAGGTACGCCAGTAATCGCGATCTTGCCTTCTGGTAGCGATCACTCGCTAGATGAAAAGATGTTGAGCAATATCCAAGAAGTTAAAGCTCGTGGTGCGCGCGTAATTGTCATTGCACATGAAGGCGCAGAAGTTGTTGGCGCAGAACACATCATTCGCATCCCAGCATGCTCACCGCTCTTCCAACCAATCCTGGCTACAGTTCCGCTACAAGTCTTTGCCTACGAAATGGCGATTGCGCGCGGCAATGATGTCGATCAGCCGCGCAATTTAGCTAAATCAGTTACGGTCGAATAA
- the rplM gene encoding 50S ribosomal protein L13, with product MRTYSPKAGDVVRKWHVIDAQDVVLGRLATHAAVLLRGKHKATFAPHMDMGDFVVIINAEKIALSGNKALSKFEHRHSGFPGGLRSTVYGELIEKHPTRAVEKAIKGMLPKNRLGQQVASKLKVYAGPEHPHAAQSPTPYVFTQVSQIAK from the coding sequence ATGCGTACATATAGTCCTAAGGCCGGAGATGTCGTCCGTAAATGGCACGTCATCGATGCACAAGATGTAGTTCTTGGCCGCCTTGCAACACATGCTGCAGTTCTTCTTCGCGGTAAGCACAAGGCAACATTTGCACCACACATGGATATGGGCGACTTCGTTGTAATCATCAACGCAGAAAAGATTGCTCTTTCAGGAAACAAAGCGCTTTCAAAGTTTGAACACCGCCACTCAGGTTTCCCAGGCGGTCTTCGCTCAACTGTTTACGGCGAGCTAATCGAAAAGCACCCAACACGCGCTGTTGAAAAGGCGATCAAGGGAATGCTTCCAAAGAACCGTCTTGGCCAGCAGGTTGCATCAAAGCTAAAGGTTTACGCAGGACCTGAGCACCCACACGCTGCTCAATCACCAACACCATATGTATTCACTCAAGTTTCACAGATCGCAAAGTAA